The nucleotide window AACCTGAAGCGCTATTCGCGTCGGTGGCATTCTTCCAATTCCTGAGCAGAATGCAGGACAAATGATTCTTCTAATCTTTGACTCCTCGTCGCAGGTTGAATTGTGTGACTTTActagaaaaaataaagttttatggtTAATTTCTGGCTGCATGCAAACATGTCTGACACGTTTGAAGTTAAAGGCATCCTCTGGGTGCAATTAGTAACAGGTATCCTCAGCACTAAAAAACTTTACGTTTCCGTTGAGCATAATTAGGTTAACCGGCATCGTTCAATCGTCACATCCGGCATTTACCACATACTTGTTCGAATGGCCGCTCGAAAGGCGAGGTAAGCGTTGACCGTGTCTTGTACGATAGTTGGAACTCTCATGACCGGTACATAgacaatgttttttattgttttgcaataaaccCTCTCCTCTTCATTGTCCGGTAGGATGAGAGTTGGTCTCCGAGGCTTCTGGGCGTCCGAATCCGATTTTTCCTCATCGTGGCCGCTCTCTTCTGATGAGCTTGATCCTGACGATGATCTTTCTGTGGTCGGCATGGGAAAAATGACAGCTTCGCCCTGAGTACAAAGACGTGGGTTACGCTGATTGTGCGCTAGTGCTGAAAGTGCATTTATAAACACAACCATTTGTGCATCTATTACGTTTAGTAATTTTAATAGATGCGACTTttactgtatatacagtatacacgCAACATAAATGGCTGCTTGTTTCAGTTTCCTTTTAAGCTGAATTAGACAGTCAATGACTAAACCAGGCCTTGGTATCGCTTTCATTTTTCCCAGCACTATGTTACAGTCATTGTGTGGTGCATTGGCTACAGAATGATACCGAGACTCCAACACCGCATAAATCTTTTCATTGCGATTGAGCTTTTGTGCTGGTGCCGCGCATCGATGGATAAAGAGGCACCGTTGCTAAGCTCGTTGTCATTTGCTTTATTACAAGTCATGTAAAATAGACGtgttattatgacatcacaatgaccttaccgggagcacgacatatggccgcgggaaagtggccgcgaacaaactcaccggggtcaactgaacgtgacgtaaattgaccgcagacaaactgactgtgacataaactggccggcgatcaaattaaccgtcgataaattggccggcgatcaaattaaccggcgacaaattggccgtcaaaaggtcaaaattttaaactcggtagtatatgatatgtaaagtaaatatttgtttgtaactatttcctttgtttttaacaaaattgttttttatttcaatacacattgaaacgtttattgaaataaacagaagtgactagatagtgaattagaattttgaccttttgacggccaatttgtcgtcggttaatttgatcgccggccaatttatcgacggttaatttgatcgccggccagtttatgtcacagtcagtttgtctgcggtcaatttacgtcacgttcagttgaccccggtgagtttgttcgcggccactttcccgcggccatatgtcgtggaaccgaCCTTACCACTAGCAATTCTCCGTCGTGTTCTTGACATATAATGTGACGTAATCGCTTTTGGCTGTAATGTTAAGAGAGTGGTTAAAACTTTATACAGtagtatgtatatatatggtacttgttttgttattaatattattatattcttttgttgttttggtgTTATGACATCTTGCACTTACATTTCCCATCCTAGTAACTTGACATACTGAATCTCAGGCTCACCATCCAAGAAGCCAAAACTATTTCCGGGAATAATCTGATAATATGAAATAAAGTCTCaaataaatttcatcaaaaatacaaatggcaaaaaaatgaaaactacgCTATTGCGGACTTGATCGAATTCTCTGTTTGTCTAGTTCTACAACCCAAAAATTCTAATTAACAGATGAAATCACAAAGAAAGGCTGATCGTTTAAGGTTCACTTGATAAAAACAACTAGTTGTCTTACTATAGCATCAGCAACAAGGTCTTCATTGAGATTCTTGCAACTTATTTCAATGCCGGGGCATTTCCGAAAATAACGCTGCCACGCAAGACACTGTGATTGGTTTGAACTTCTCAGCTGATATGTGGCGTTATAAGGAACGCTAAAGTTACAGGGCGGACCTGAAAGATGATTTAACATAATTAATCCAATTCTGCgaaaggaaatattttcatctatattctatatggatacgaaaatttatttttgtgtatattgAAATTGAATAATGTCTACATGGCAAAAACACATTATAAACTTAACAACTCTAAGTGTTTAGTAatagtatatacagtatatgattTTATGTTGTACCAACTACCCAGGTGGCTACAGTCATATACACAATCCTACAGCATTCCGCAAAACAAATACTATTCACTAACAAGCAATTACACACCTTTACCAACATGTCCCCCATCATGTTCATCCAATGAAGCAGTTCTGTGCTTGGTTGCTGATAAAGACGATTCTGTGCTTGAACCTTCACTTTCATCCTCATCACTGTGACAAGATATATTGGATTTAGGGGACCATTTGCTCAGATATGTACAGTAGCAAAATCTAATACACTTAGATGCCATAAAAGCTGAATATTTAAATGCTGTCTTTTATTGCActtacaaatcaatttaaagtGTTCCTAATACGAAGAAATTAATAAGTATGTTGAACCTTCCGCAAACATATATCTTTTATTGGCATAAGTTTTTGTTAGTTCAAGACGACTAATGAATTTTCTATCTCTACCAAGCTAAACATTTGCTTTTCCTTAGTACCTTGAATAAACACAAAGGTGGTAATTTAGATGAAATTTGTTTGCCATGAATAGATAGTATGTATAATAGATTTGAACTGCAGATAGCAAAGATTAAATCGAAAAGACCTTGCTGCTTTTATCGATAGTTTTAATGTGAAAATATACCAGTAAATGGTAACCAAGCAATGTATAATAATGCACACACACTGATGTGTATATATTGCATCCATAACAATGTGCCCATCAAATTATTAATACTTTTAATTTCTTGCCAACCTGAAATCAGACTCATCCAGGGAATCTTCGCTGGAGTCTAGATCTGATGTATCATCAGGATCTTTGGAGCCAGAAAAACGAATAACTTTCTTAGGCACTGCAGCTGGTTCTAAGTTATTGTAAATGAATGAGGAAAATGAGGTCCCAACCTACACAATGCAATTGCATAGTTAAACAACAATTCAGGAAGTAATTGAGAAGCATATACGTTGCACTATACATGCATCATGAACCTAAATCCTGAGCAATATATCACAAATTAGATATACATGATATCTGTTGACACATGGTTTGTGGGACGTTAATCTACTGACTATTTAATGCATGATTATTTATCAATGAACATTTTATGACATATCGTGACATTCTTTTTGTTACCACAAGTAGAACAAACCTCAACTTTGCTATTCACAGACATTGTGACAGGCTTCAAAATACTTTTCGGTTCTTCTTGTCTTTCAACAACAACATTTTCCTTTTGTGTAGTGTATGTAGGATTGCTTCTTACACTTCGATTACTGGCTGAAAATGAAAGATGCACAAATATAATTACATAATGAAAGAGCAGCAAATTTAATTCATTTCTCTCCCACAGAAAGGAACTTCTTGGACAACTCAAAACTATATATCAACATATAATATAACAGTTCCTATCAACGCAGTTATATGCCAATTGATGAACAGTTATTTCTGTCGGTTTCTCAATCTAAAATCGAGCTTTGTCCTATAGTCTAGTATCACCTTCTACACTATACCTACTGTCATGCTTTGTCAAAAATCAAACTTATCCTAAAAGCAAGCCCTAGTAGGATTTTGGCATATATTGTAGGGGTGGGCCAACatgaacccaaacccgaatataTTCACCAAATATCGCCTGTGTGGGAGATTCGGGCCAAAACGAATActaacaatggcgaacccgaatacaataccATTTACAAATTTATCGACTTTGGTACGAAACAATGGTCAATTTTCCTGGCCAAGCTAAACTAAAGCCAGCATGTCTTACCGAAAAATATTTACCTAAGGATTTTGCTGTTCAAATTACCACTTAATCATTAAGTTTTAGTAATTACATCAAGTTACAAGCAAGATTTGGCAACTTTTTGATagaattttatcatttggtgctgatacgaatagattcgggattcgttcgggTCGAACTTTATGATATTTGGATTCGCACGAGCCCAAATAATCGTCCTCGTGGCACATCCCTAATATATTGTAATATAAGCCTTACCTTATAGTATGCTAAACTACTTGTAAAAGGGTAATTATTATACACCTAGTCATACTTAACAAAATAAcgtgtataaaataacaaaatgctATAAACAaggaaaataaatcaaaaattcaACCTCTAAACCAATTTCCAATGGTACGAAAGAAAGATGAAGCTCTGCCAGTTGATGGTGGTTCGGCGTCAATAGTTTTCAAatctaaaagcaaaataaacatttttgcataTATTGTTATAAATACAGATGCACTACATGCAAGATATAAATTGATTGACATGACATTAATTTACCAACACTAAGCCTCTTCTTCGGAAATGTAATTTCTGAGAGATTGGCTTCAGACTTGCTCCGTTGGTGAAGCCGATCAACATTGAGCTCCATAAGACTTGAACTGTTGGTTGCATTTCCTAAATGCTTCCATCTAGTGGTGTAGCCTGTCCTCCACGAAAAATCCTCGTTAGTGTACGACCCTTCATGCAAACTTGGTATAACAACAACCTCATCGTCATCGGAATCAACTATAACATCCTCGCTGTCACTGATGTTATCATATTCGTCCTCATCAATGGTACTTTGCTCCACATACTGATCTTCTTCAGCATCTGAATCGTCCAAGCTGATATTGCTCAGAGAAGATAGGTCAACGCGTGTACTAGCATCCATGGAAACAGCAGAAGAGtacatttattacaaattaaaacttaTAATCGGTAGGTCAACTGTACTTAAATTTTACTCTGCTAGAAAAGGACTTAATAATTATTCTTTGACGGAAAACATGGCAATTTCACTCCGAGGTTTTCGGAGACTGTGCTTGGTGCACTTCAATGTCAACTTCATTGAAAGGTGCAATCTCTAAAGAGATTCACTTTTGAGATTCACcatatacaaaggcatcctgtggttgtgcacttgtatactagacccacaAAATGCACTTAGTGAACCCTAAATTTAGCCGTCCTGCACTCAGTTACCCCAATTTGACCGTCTTGCATCACCGAGATGTCATCGAAAAGTACCATGCTTTCCTGTATGATAATTATCATACAGGAACGATTATAATCGTTGATTACTTAGAGCGTAAAATTGCTTATAGTCCAAGCTACTTCAACTTTTTGAGAAAAAGCAGACTATGATGCTTGACGCCTTCACTACCAGACACCAGTGGTCAGGTTAGGACCGGTAGTCAATTAGTCTACAAATGGGTCTAGTGTACAGTAGAAGTGTAAAACTAGGCCTAGGGTtaaccatttttattttacttttattgaaaacacACCCATTTCATGCATTTCAGACAGTTAATACTGCAACTGGGAGAGCCATGATGCTTTTCATGAACTGAATTTTTTTGGCTAGGCTATAACTTAGGCGTTTTTAAGTCTTTATTACTTTTCgtttatcaaattttcttgtttgctaCTCCTTATCAGCTGTCATATGGGAAATCATGTAGTAAGTGGGTAAACgacgtttcaaaattgtacactGACTTATGTGCTGACTATTTTATAAAGGCTACTGTCTACCAGCCTGCCACAAAGCGGCTAGACTTACTACATcacaaaaaattgtgcgttCATAGCTCTTTTACACAGTTTTTCGTTAAACTAACGTTAACGtaataacatagtaacctaaacctaaccaaAATTTTCCACCAGTCTAAATATAATTTCAATTACATCTTAAATAGGCCtaactaaaatcaagttttcaTATACCAATTCTCATAAACCAACTTGATCGCCTAGGCTATCTCGATGCGCTGCGTGAATTACTTTCGGTGAAACAGTCACTTTCTTTTGGAAAACGCGTAATGAACTTAATTTACTGACTTAAGGTGACTTAGCCCAACAAGATTTTACGCATCCTTGCTAAGCCTTACAATTTTCCCGGCCAAGGAACTCACGCGCACACGGCCTTTTCATTCCGAAATTTTATGCTATGAACTTCCAAAGACGATTGTAGGAAAATCATTACAACGTCATAACATGACGACATCACGTTAAGTGTGACGTAAAATTTTGAGCAGAGCTTTTTTATAACCCATGACTTGAAATTGATAAGAACAAGAAAGAGTTGGTCTCTTCTTCTATCACTCGAGCATAAACATTTTCTCTTTCGTCACTGGTAACAAAAAGGATCTATACAAACATTAACTAAAAATAGAAGCCAAAcaataataaagacaatagAAATCATATGCGGGAGATaactttatatcgttggtttAACATTCCTTTACTTTTACGAGTTGCGAAGACGGTACAACTACAAATACGAACGACACACACGAGAAAAGGGGAAACAATGAGCTGTTTAGTTAGTTACAGACACAATAGACCGATgtgtgaaaatttaaaaacgattCGAAAAAATTAACGATAATACAATAGGTGGAGATAAATTGTGGGCAAGGTGTAATAAGCCTGAACAATACCCCTGATAAAAACCCTTAAAGCGTTTCTAGGCTGAAAACTACACCAAGAACCCGATTTCGATAAAACTTCACTTCCCATCAGAcgcttaacttaaaaatagcCTACCATTCACACAAAAAAATTCGGCCATTTTTTAAAACCAACATAGgacgtaggcctatataggctACGTTATTGACCAAGTCGgtgattaaaaaatttaactaaaactaatgtaaGCGTCCTCTGCGTTTATTCATCTTTAAAAGTCGATAGTTAGCCTGCATCATTTACAAATCGCAAGTACCCAAAGCTTTCCAATCAAATGTGGTATACAAATTTACTAACCTCGAACAGGATAGGTTGTTGTTGCATTGGTAAGACTGCATGCCACTTAAGACTAAAGTGATGAAACACACGCGATTGcacaacaatacaaaaaaaacattactaTATAACACATTAGGCTATAAAATGGAATCGCTGTTTCAAATATACAGAATAATCGactgttttcaaatattaaaacttCGTATTATTGCAAAATAGTTGATGCCTTGTCAATAAAACCAACCAACCGTCTCTCTTTGGAAATGGGGcgtcttttttattaaaaatctgTAAATAAGTAATTCAATTATGTTGTTCTGACTAACAAGGTTCCAATAGGATTTGCCAAAGTCGATTGTCGATAGAATACCTTCCACTGTTGATAGAAAAATCATATTTAAAAATCtagaaatttatttgcaaattgttttttattgcacgttttttataaaactaagttattaaaactttcaagcgcaaaaacaagttggttaTTAAACAAATTGAGCGCTTGTTCGCAAACCCAACCAcagaacaaaaaatgtaaaagcaGTCACTATAAACGAATTTTTTATGGatgtttttagatttttcaaatttttgtctttgattGCTTTGCACATCACGCCGCTGTCTCCAGACTCCGGGGAAAAGTTAAGATTTCTGTTTTTTCTATCTATTTATTCTGTTTTCATATTGGCAACGTAAATGGTAGACTAACATTGTCTCGGATCTGAACAACATCTCGGATTAAATTGCTGAATGTTGGattattacatttttgtttttctttcaaagaCGGTAAATGCCACTGTAGTTGTTATAACATGTTTTGTGCAATATTCCAAAGTAGGCTTTGTAATTGTACAGAGTacgaaaattttattagaatctaaagTAGCTTGTGAACAATCAGCGTAACTACACATGGATTACAGCAATTTTTTCCGTGTATGTTTCTTCGACCGAAATACTATAATCAGTTTAAACAGCTAATCccattttgttttcatgttaTCAAAATCTGCCGTTTACATTTTCCCTTTGTTTTACAGATACCAATTACATGAACCAATCCATAGTTAAAAGATGACTTCACAATGCTATTATTAgttataattgttttaaatcagACGTTTAGGATGGGAAGCTGAGGGTGACAAAGCATACAGTGTGCAACAGCCAATTAAATGACCATTTTTAATGACTGCATTGCAAGGTGCGAGTTTTGTCAAACTTGCAAACTTGGTGACGCTCTTGATAAGGCGAATTATCTTGGGTTGTCCTCGTTGTTTTCTCAGTATTAAgtgtaacatttaaaaaacaaaactgaaaagcAGACCCAACTTTGTAACATTGCACAAAATGAAATCGTCCTTTCCCAGTCGCGTTATGACGGTTGTCAAAAAGGTATGGCGATTAAGGTTGGCCGATATACAAACTGAAGCCCGAAGTTGGCCGAATATCGCCAGATGGACAATTTTGGATAATAACGATTAACACTGGCAAACCCGCGATCGGCAAACGAgtttacttataaattttttgaatgcAGTGAGAAATGGTTGAAACCCAGCTTGGTGGTTTGGCATAACAAAAACTTTCCTAACAATTCAAGTCAATTAAATCACAATTAAGGTCATTCAGAGAAATTTAGGTTCTCGTTCGCTGCTTAATCGTTTTCCCAACACGGCAAGTTTTTTCAGCTATTGCAGTCATTTGCTGGATAGCAAAGCTGGGCAACATACTGTTGATATTTCAGCAATCGGTTCAGAAGCGAATTAAGATTCGGGATTTGTTCTTGTTTTGTGAATCTGTGCGAGCCGATTGCATAGATCTTTATTTTGCTGTACATTTCTAACCACAATACTGTATACATTTCATGCAGACTAAACAGATAATTATTCTGCTGGACGACTAGAACCAACTGTAAAACGCACGATAAATTACTGGAtataggtttagtggcaaTTACGTTGAATTTATTGATTGTTAGCCAGTTAATAACAACACTATTTTCATGCACATTTTGAGCTTTTCCCTGTGCATCTGCACATGCTATTAACAACTAGTAGCGATCTTTCGCTCACACCGCGCAAATgacgataaaataaaatga belongs to Clavelina lepadiformis chromosome 6, kaClaLepa1.1, whole genome shotgun sequence and includes:
- the LOC143462879 gene encoding uncharacterized protein LOC143462879; this translates as MYSSAVSMDASTRVDLSSLSNISLDDSDAEEDQYVEQSTIDEDEYDNISDSEDVIVDSDDDEVVVIPSLHEGSYTNEDFSWRTGYTTRWKHLGNATNSSSLMELNVDRLHQRSKSEANLSEITFPKKRLSVDLKTIDAEPPSTGRASSFFRTIGNWFRASNRSVRSNPTYTTQKENVVVERQEEPKSILKPVTMSVNSKVEVGTSFSSFIYNNLEPAAVPKKVIRFSGSKDPDDTSDLDSSEDSLDESDFSDEDESEGSSTESSLSATKHRTASLDEHDGGHVGKGPPCNFSVPYNATYQLRSSNQSQCLAWQRYFRKCPGIEISCKNLNEDLVADAIIIPGNSFGFLDGEPEIQYVKLLGWEIQKRLRHIICQEHDGELLVGEAVIFPMPTTERSSSGSSSSEESGHDEEKSDSDAQKPRRPTLILPDNEEERVYCKTIKNIVYVPVMRVPTIVQDTVNAYLAFRAAIRTIKSHNSTCDEESKIRRIICPAFCSGIGRMPPTRIALQMKNAYDAFVLHKRHDLRMPVDLGTLASCHVQMTSAKSGSWC